The Labilithrix sp. genome contains a region encoding:
- a CDS encoding serine hydroxymethyltransferase, whose protein sequence is MAEKDLAQVDPEIAKLIEEENRREHESMRLIASENYASRAVQEATGSVLTNKYSEGYAKKRYYEGQAVIDQVEELAIARLKKLFAPNDDSVHVNVQPYSGSPANLAVYLAFLQAGDTVMGLGLPAGGHLTHGHTVSITGKYFKSVPYGVRREDHRIDMDEVRKLAKEHKPKLIWAGTTAYPRTLDFAAFRSIADEVGAVLAADIAHIAGLVATGVHPSPIGVADVVTSTTHKTFRGPRGGMIFCKKEHATAIDKAVFPGLQGGPHNHTTAGIAVAAREAATPEFVQYAKNVVANAKVLAEDLLARGFGVTTGGTDNHLMLVDLTSKNIAGKPAAQALDRAGIVANYNAVPFDPRKPFDPSGLRIGTPAVTSRGMGVPEMKKLAEWIDRVVAKATDEAVIKQVAAEVKDLCAKFPAPGLVS, encoded by the coding sequence ATGGCGGAAAAGGATCTCGCTCAGGTCGACCCGGAAATCGCGAAGCTCATCGAGGAGGAGAACCGGCGCGAGCACGAGTCGATGCGCCTCATCGCGAGCGAGAACTACGCGTCGCGCGCGGTGCAGGAGGCGACCGGCTCCGTCCTCACGAACAAGTACTCCGAGGGCTACGCGAAGAAGCGGTACTACGAAGGCCAGGCCGTCATCGATCAGGTCGAGGAGCTCGCGATCGCGCGCCTGAAGAAGCTCTTCGCCCCGAACGACGACTCCGTCCACGTCAACGTGCAGCCCTACTCCGGCTCGCCCGCGAACCTCGCGGTGTACCTCGCGTTCCTCCAGGCCGGCGACACGGTGATGGGCCTCGGCCTCCCCGCCGGCGGCCACCTCACGCACGGCCACACCGTCTCGATCACCGGCAAGTACTTCAAGAGCGTGCCTTACGGCGTGCGCCGCGAGGACCACCGCATCGACATGGACGAGGTGCGGAAGCTCGCGAAGGAGCACAAGCCGAAGCTCATCTGGGCCGGCACGACCGCGTACCCGCGCACGCTCGACTTCGCCGCGTTCCGCTCCATCGCGGACGAGGTCGGCGCCGTCCTCGCCGCGGACATCGCGCACATCGCCGGCCTCGTCGCGACCGGCGTGCACCCCTCGCCGATCGGCGTCGCCGACGTCGTCACCTCCACCACGCACAAGACCTTCCGCGGCCCGCGCGGCGGCATGATCTTCTGCAAGAAGGAGCACGCCACCGCGATCGACAAGGCGGTGTTCCCCGGCCTCCAGGGCGGCCCGCACAACCACACCACCGCGGGCATCGCGGTCGCCGCGCGCGAAGCGGCGACGCCCGAGTTCGTGCAATATGCAAAGAACGTCGTCGCGAACGCGAAGGTGCTCGCGGAGGACCTCCTCGCGCGCGGCTTCGGCGTGACGACGGGCGGCACCGACAACCACCTCATGCTCGTCGACCTCACGAGCAAGAACATCGCCGGCAAGCCGGCCGCGCAGGCGCTCGACCGCGCCGGCATCGTCGCCAACTACAACGCGGTCCCGTTCGATCCGCGCAAGCCCTTCGATCCGTCGGGCCTCCGCATCGGCACCCCCGCCGTGACGTCGCGCGGCATGGGCGTACCGGAGATGAAGAAGCTCGCCGAGTGGATCGACCGCGTCGTCGCGAAGGCGACCGACGAAGCGGTCATCAAGCAGGTCGCAGCCGAGGTGAAGGACCTCTGCGCAAAATTCCCCGCCCCCGGTCTTGTTTCATAG
- a CDS encoding HmuY family protein has protein sequence MRCSFLLSIAALVLAPAACSEEVGNKNQATPGGDGGVPEDGGGVEFSTGEELRVPVPEGGRVHVSLASPASIQTPAAPATDKTWDLAFEGTDVFTNSGPSGGGAGSAFGPLEPIVFLEDVAPTGVPLFSDKTGGAFIRWWLYSGAPEHVLYSRFHVFGVKDGDKLYRVQVLGYYGERDGTSVGALYKIRYGLVGQPAKVLDKLDGTAGGANGAPDAKSECLDLGTDARTMLSPAEQRASSAWHLCFRREAISVNGEEGGPRGVTAVDFEAEKVASETPDEVGARTEEGELARFDAVTAASFEGAALRGDRVVSAFSLLWLERGASPVAPAKNAWLVVGADGKKRYLVGFSRFEGATATSVGTVVMRVKAVQ, from the coding sequence ATGCGATGTTCTTTTCTCCTTTCGATTGCTGCGCTCGTCCTTGCTCCTGCTGCTTGCAGTGAAGAGGTCGGCAACAAGAACCAGGCGACGCCGGGTGGGGACGGCGGCGTTCCGGAGGACGGCGGAGGCGTCGAGTTTTCGACCGGCGAGGAGCTTCGCGTTCCGGTGCCGGAGGGGGGGCGCGTCCATGTTTCGCTCGCGAGCCCGGCGTCGATCCAGACACCCGCTGCGCCGGCCACCGACAAGACGTGGGACCTCGCGTTCGAGGGGACCGATGTCTTCACGAACAGCGGTCCCTCCGGCGGCGGCGCCGGGAGCGCGTTCGGACCGCTCGAGCCGATCGTCTTCCTCGAGGACGTCGCGCCGACCGGCGTCCCGCTCTTCAGCGACAAGACCGGCGGCGCGTTCATCCGCTGGTGGCTCTACTCCGGCGCGCCCGAGCACGTGCTCTACAGCCGCTTCCACGTGTTCGGCGTGAAGGACGGCGACAAGCTCTATCGCGTCCAGGTCCTCGGCTACTACGGCGAGCGCGACGGCACCAGCGTCGGCGCGCTCTACAAGATCCGCTACGGCCTCGTCGGGCAGCCGGCGAAGGTGCTCGACAAGCTGGACGGCACCGCCGGCGGCGCGAACGGCGCTCCGGACGCGAAGAGCGAGTGCCTCGATCTCGGCACCGACGCGCGGACGATGCTCTCGCCCGCCGAGCAGCGGGCGTCTTCCGCGTGGCACCTCTGCTTCCGCCGCGAGGCGATCTCCGTGAACGGCGAGGAGGGCGGGCCGCGCGGCGTCACCGCGGTGGACTTCGAGGCGGAGAAGGTCGCGAGCGAGACCCCCGACGAGGTCGGCGCGCGCACGGAGGAGGGCGAGCTCGCGCGCTTCGACGCCGTCACCGCCGCGAGCTTCGAGGGCGCCGCCCTCCGCGGCGATCGCGTCGTCAGCGCCTTCAGCCTGCTCTGGCTCGAGAGGGGCGCGAGCCCCGTCGCCCCCGCGAAGAACGCGTGGCTCGTGGTTGGCGCGGACGGCAAGAAGCGCTACCTCGTCGGCTTCTCTCGGTTCGAAGGAGCGACGGCGACCAGCGTCGGCACCGTCGTCATGCGCGTGAAGGCGGTCCAATGA
- a CDS encoding protein kinase, whose protein sequence is MLNQAVDPFGIIGQVLDSQFRVDRLVGEGGFSAVYRGYHLGLDEPIAVKCLKLPPTLQPQLVEQFERRFRDESRILYRLSQGNLNIVRSIAGGTWQSPMGALVPFMVLEWMEGRSLANELTIRRTVGKQGRPLGEVMKVFASAADGLGYAHAQGVIHRDLNPGNFFFANTPQGQRLKILDFGVAKILDDSSLNIERNQTVGQIRIFAPAYGAPEQFDDSIGKTSAASDVYSFALILMESLRDRAVNDGTHLGEFAQRAIDPRTRPTPRSLGIEVEDEIELIFARATKVKPNERWQSASEFWNALEHATSAASEERHAQAALETPSLGMPMTGARSTKTGMAPPAQRQGKSPGMKRMDKTVPVGAVMPNVPQKPRGIPPSAPRIEAPAPAAPPSEPPGADAGYDEATRIGASPTGGALPVLADENEGDEVTRVGAPAAEVLRGLADVELRGGAGAVTMTKVSQGNQNNRPAAGHPPSGEHPQAQPYPQQPAPPPPPQQQARAPQAMAGTLMMAPGQGGFGPLPPPPQQAGRPPPQQMQQPPPQQMQQQPPPMQQSPSQQMQASPPQMQQPPPQQMQQPPQQMQQPPPQQMQQPPPQMQPPMQQPPMQPMQQPGGYGQQPPQQQQPYGQQPAMAADASLAPAGVPKKSSAGLIIGIIFGLLVLGGVGAALVVVGLGSKAPTVASASASGVPVEVPPIPATAEPPPTAEPDETPPPPAEEDAGAVAEVEVDAGAQAANTDPAPDPNNGAAVAQPANPNPGQPWTPPPAQPTPTPAVKDAGPPADPNAFNEGTARSRLAQANGVLVFCKKEGGVTGPGTATVTFAPDGSVTSVAIDAPYAGTPTGDCVAGQFKRQKTTPWQGSPQSVKHSFEVPK, encoded by the coding sequence GTGCTGAACCAAGCCGTCGATCCGTTCGGGATCATCGGCCAGGTGCTCGACTCCCAGTTCCGGGTCGATCGTCTGGTCGGCGAGGGCGGCTTCAGCGCCGTCTACCGCGGCTACCACCTCGGGCTCGACGAGCCGATCGCGGTGAAGTGCCTCAAGCTCCCGCCGACGCTGCAGCCTCAGCTCGTCGAGCAGTTCGAGCGGCGGTTCCGCGACGAGAGCCGCATCCTCTACCGGCTGTCGCAGGGCAACCTCAACATCGTCCGCAGCATCGCGGGCGGCACGTGGCAGTCGCCGATGGGTGCGCTCGTGCCGTTCATGGTGCTCGAATGGATGGAAGGGCGCTCGCTCGCGAACGAGCTCACGATCCGCCGCACCGTCGGAAAACAAGGGCGGCCGCTCGGGGAGGTGATGAAGGTCTTCGCCTCCGCCGCGGACGGGCTCGGCTACGCGCACGCGCAGGGCGTCATCCATCGCGATCTCAACCCGGGGAACTTCTTCTTCGCGAACACCCCGCAGGGGCAGCGCCTGAAGATCCTCGATTTCGGGGTCGCCAAGATCCTCGACGACTCGTCGCTGAACATCGAGCGCAACCAGACCGTCGGCCAGATCCGCATCTTCGCGCCGGCTTACGGCGCGCCGGAGCAGTTCGACGACTCGATCGGCAAGACCTCCGCCGCGTCCGACGTCTACTCGTTCGCGCTCATCCTGATGGAGTCGCTGCGCGATCGCGCCGTCAACGACGGCACGCACCTCGGCGAGTTCGCGCAGCGCGCGATCGATCCGCGGACGCGCCCGACGCCGCGCAGCCTCGGGATCGAGGTCGAGGACGAGATCGAGCTCATCTTCGCGCGCGCGACGAAGGTGAAGCCGAACGAGCGCTGGCAGAGCGCGAGCGAGTTCTGGAACGCGCTCGAGCACGCCACGAGCGCGGCGAGCGAGGAGCGCCACGCGCAGGCCGCCCTCGAGACACCCTCTCTCGGAATGCCCATGACCGGCGCCCGAAGCACGAAGACGGGGATGGCGCCCCCCGCCCAGCGACAAGGAAAGAGTCCCGGAATGAAGCGGATGGACAAGACAGTGCCGGTGGGGGCCGTCATGCCGAACGTCCCGCAGAAGCCACGGGGGATTCCGCCCTCGGCTCCGCGCATCGAGGCGCCGGCGCCGGCCGCGCCTCCGTCCGAGCCGCCCGGGGCGGACGCCGGCTACGACGAGGCGACGCGGATCGGCGCGTCCCCGACCGGCGGCGCGCTTCCCGTGCTCGCGGACGAGAACGAGGGCGACGAGGTCACGCGCGTCGGCGCCCCGGCCGCGGAGGTCCTGCGAGGCCTCGCCGACGTCGAACTCCGCGGAGGCGCGGGGGCTGTTACGATGACCAAAGTGTCGCAAGGTAATCAGAACAATCGGCCCGCGGCGGGGCATCCGCCCTCCGGCGAGCACCCGCAGGCGCAGCCGTATCCCCAGCAGCCCGCGCCGCCGCCGCCGCCGCAGCAGCAAGCCCGCGCTCCGCAGGCGATGGCCGGCACGCTGATGATGGCGCCGGGGCAGGGCGGCTTCGGTCCGCTCCCCCCGCCCCCGCAACAGGCGGGGCGGCCGCCGCCGCAACAGATGCAGCAACCGCCGCCGCAACAGATGCAGCAGCAACCGCCGCCGATGCAGCAGTCGCCTTCGCAGCAGATGCAGGCGTCTCCTCCGCAGATGCAGCAACCGCCGCCGCAACAGATGCAGCAACCGCCGCAACAGATGCAGCAGCCTCCGCCGCAACAGATGCAGCAACCGCCGCCGCAGATGCAGCCGCCGATGCAGCAGCCGCCGATGCAGCCGATGCAGCAGCCGGGGGGCTATGGGCAGCAACCGCCGCAGCAGCAGCAGCCGTACGGGCAGCAGCCGGCGATGGCCGCGGACGCGTCGCTCGCGCCGGCGGGGGTCCCGAAGAAGAGCAGCGCGGGGCTCATCATCGGGATCATCTTCGGCTTGCTCGTTCTCGGCGGCGTGGGCGCCGCGCTGGTCGTCGTCGGTCTGGGCTCGAAGGCGCCCACCGTCGCGTCGGCCTCGGCGTCGGGGGTCCCCGTCGAGGTCCCGCCCATCCCGGCGACGGCCGAGCCGCCGCCGACCGCCGAGCCCGACGAGACACCGCCGCCGCCGGCGGAGGAGGACGCGGGCGCGGTCGCCGAGGTCGAGGTCGACGCCGGCGCGCAAGCGGCGAACACGGATCCGGCGCCGGACCCGAACAACGGCGCCGCGGTCGCGCAGCCCGCGAACCCGAACCCCGGTCAGCCGTGGACGCCGCCGCCGGCGCAGCCCACCCCGACCCCGGCGGTGAAGGACGCGGGCCCGCCCGCGGATCCGAACGCCTTCAACGAAGGCACCGCGCGCTCGCGCCTCGCGCAGGCGAACGGCGTGCTCGTCTTCTGCAAGAAGGAAGGCGGCGTGACGGGGCCCGGCACCGCGACGGTGACCTTCGCGCCCGACGGCAGCGTGACGTCGGTCGCGATCGACGCGCCCTACGCGGGGACGCCGACCGGTGACTGCGTCGCGGGGCAGTTCAAGCGTCAGAAGACGACCCCGTGGCAAGGCTCGCCGCAGTCGGTGAAGCACTCGTTCGAAGTCCCGAAGTAG
- a CDS encoding TonB-dependent receptor — MKTDVVTREEAERRGAVSVADALATQPGLVVNPGNYGFLGGVSALQIQGFDRDRVLILEDGERVVGDVGGAIDLSAIPIGDVSRVEVVTGPASSLYGSAALGGVVNIITAPPRDYGASARARGEYRSLNGVVLQGNGAFKSETPLFGLRDPWAQVDANYTRMDGVEKTAGLPDTRIPETDRRMVGLRAGVRLSDRMDVRVRARLFRDRNDGVESRLAPGLGRFITDRPAETDRYTFHVIHQTRIGDASTLRLTVGRQQFDNFTAVDRRSSPIDERHDRTQRMQSIEAVATIPNGPLTWVAGTRFEAEHFSQTLTRTSSTADGPVTTTAPEVTPLAYGTAALYAQTTWKVGPLTLMPGFRTEVHTRYGASFTPRFAGSWQVSPRVTLRTSAGRGFRAPSAKELGFVFDHSVFGYRINGNPDLNPEKSWGVNADITVLPGRAADAALLRGSVFANWVEDLIDLDLGNGVFDGTVATYSYTNFGRARTAGGQLDARFKPAKWISAETSYAYTWTRDDTNERPLPGRPPHAVTSSLRLEPGWKLEFITRVRVTTSSFLDEEMRSPGYQTVDLRAGRALWPRSQLYVGALNVTDVRQDPGRIGDTRPPLGRVLYVGLRAELPWDQP; from the coding sequence GTGAAGACCGACGTCGTGACGCGGGAGGAGGCCGAGCGCCGCGGGGCGGTGAGCGTCGCCGACGCGCTCGCGACCCAGCCCGGCCTCGTCGTGAACCCCGGAAATTACGGGTTCCTCGGCGGCGTGAGCGCGCTCCAGATCCAGGGCTTCGACCGCGACCGCGTGCTCATCCTCGAGGACGGCGAGCGCGTCGTCGGCGACGTCGGCGGCGCGATCGATCTCTCCGCGATCCCGATCGGCGACGTCTCGCGCGTCGAGGTCGTCACCGGCCCCGCGAGCTCGCTCTACGGCTCGGCCGCGCTCGGCGGCGTCGTCAACATCATCACCGCGCCCCCGCGGGACTACGGCGCGAGCGCCCGCGCGCGCGGAGAGTACCGCTCGCTGAACGGCGTCGTGCTGCAAGGCAACGGCGCGTTCAAGAGCGAGACGCCGCTCTTCGGCCTCCGCGATCCGTGGGCGCAGGTCGATGCAAACTACACGCGAATGGACGGCGTCGAGAAGACGGCGGGGCTCCCCGACACGCGGATCCCGGAGACCGATCGGCGCATGGTCGGCCTCCGCGCCGGCGTGCGGCTCAGCGATCGGATGGACGTCCGCGTGCGCGCGCGGCTCTTCCGCGATCGGAACGACGGCGTCGAGTCTCGGCTCGCGCCGGGGCTCGGCCGCTTCATCACCGACCGCCCCGCGGAGACGGATCGCTACACGTTCCACGTCATCCACCAGACGAGGATCGGCGACGCGTCGACGCTGCGGCTCACGGTGGGGCGGCAGCAGTTCGACAACTTCACCGCGGTGGACCGGCGAAGCTCGCCGATCGACGAGCGGCACGACCGGACCCAGCGCATGCAGAGCATCGAGGCGGTCGCGACGATCCCGAACGGCCCGCTCACCTGGGTCGCGGGGACGCGCTTCGAGGCGGAGCACTTCTCGCAGACGCTCACGCGCACCTCGAGCACCGCCGACGGCCCCGTCACCACCACCGCGCCGGAGGTGACGCCGCTCGCCTACGGCACCGCCGCGCTGTACGCCCAGACGACGTGGAAGGTCGGCCCCCTCACGCTGATGCCCGGCTTCCGGACCGAGGTCCACACGCGCTACGGGGCCTCCTTCACCCCGCGCTTCGCCGGCTCGTGGCAGGTCTCGCCGCGCGTCACGCTCCGCACGTCGGCCGGCCGCGGCTTCCGCGCGCCGAGCGCGAAGGAGCTCGGCTTCGTGTTCGACCACTCCGTATTTGGATATCGGATCAACGGGAATCCCGATTTGAACCCGGAGAAATCGTGGGGCGTGAACGCCGATATTACGGTGTTGCCGGGGCGCGCCGCGGACGCGGCGCTGCTGCGTGGCTCCGTTTTTGCGAATTGGGTCGAGGACCTCATCGACCTCGACCTCGGTAATGGGGTGTTCGACGGCACCGTCGCGACGTATTCGTATACCAACTTCGGCCGCGCCCGGACCGCCGGCGGCCAGCTCGACGCGCGCTTCAAACCGGCAAAGTGGATCAGCGCGGAGACGAGCTACGCCTACACGTGGACGCGCGACGACACGAACGAGCGGCCGCTCCCCGGCCGCCCGCCGCACGCGGTGACGAGCTCGCTCCGCCTCGAGCCGGGGTGGAAGCTCGAGTTCATCACGCGCGTGCGCGTGACGACGAGCTCGTTCCTCGACGAGGAGATGCGCTCGCCGGGCTACCAGACGGTGGACCTCCGCGCGGGACGCGCGCTCTGGCCGCGCTCGCAGCTCTACGTGGGGGCGCTCAACGTCACCGACGTGAGGCAGGACCCGGGGCGCATCGGCGACACCCGGCCGCCGCTCGGCCGCGTCCTCTACGTCGGGCTCCGCGCCGAGCTGCCGTGGGATCAGCCCTGA
- a CDS encoding serine hydrolase, producing the protein MSRLPESRRPMWALFLVAAVASACSTQPRVRSIVAADIVAPPPPPPPPSPVDEIADLEPILRSDPELAAWMDDAQKRRLQVLVAVPEKEEGAQPTLRRMGYRADAEYFYPASAVKLCLATAALEKLDEMRESYGVKLKPSTPLRFVTGEGRTRRVLDTSLGRDIELALVISDNDAANRLFAFVGTEELAERLDRVGLKRTRIVQTLGEVVRGPEPMIELRAPSMTIPVGRRIGFPLTPAPPPILVGRAHVDAQGRTVAAPLDFADKNAAPLRELQDLLVTIMRPDLVAERPAIAAADRTELIEVLARLPSALGGRSRARAPTARDRDAKPLHVAIAQTAPPGAIKVSGKGGRAYGFSVENVHAVDTRTGRSFFAAATILSNENGTMNDDRYDYESVANPFISRLGVVLAQKLLGPQG; encoded by the coding sequence ATGTCTCGTCTCCCAGAGAGCCGCCGGCCGATGTGGGCGCTCTTCCTCGTCGCCGCGGTGGCGAGCGCGTGCAGCACGCAGCCGCGTGTGAGGAGCATCGTCGCCGCCGACATCGTCGCGCCTCCGCCGCCGCCGCCTCCGCCGAGCCCGGTCGACGAGATCGCCGACCTCGAGCCGATCCTGCGCAGCGATCCCGAGCTCGCCGCGTGGATGGACGACGCGCAGAAACGACGGCTCCAGGTCCTCGTCGCGGTACCCGAGAAAGAGGAGGGCGCGCAGCCCACCCTCCGCCGGATGGGGTACCGCGCCGACGCCGAGTACTTCTACCCCGCCAGCGCGGTGAAGCTGTGCCTCGCCACCGCGGCGCTGGAGAAGCTCGACGAGATGCGCGAGAGCTACGGCGTCAAGCTGAAGCCCTCGACGCCGCTCCGCTTCGTCACCGGAGAGGGACGGACCCGGCGTGTGCTCGACACCTCGCTCGGACGCGACATCGAGCTCGCCCTCGTCATCTCCGACAACGACGCGGCGAACCGGCTCTTCGCGTTCGTCGGCACGGAGGAGCTCGCGGAGCGCCTCGATCGCGTCGGGCTCAAGCGCACCCGGATCGTGCAGACGCTCGGCGAGGTCGTGCGCGGCCCCGAGCCGATGATCGAGCTCCGCGCCCCGAGCATGACGATCCCGGTCGGACGGCGGATCGGCTTCCCGCTCACGCCGGCGCCGCCGCCGATCCTCGTCGGGCGCGCGCACGTCGACGCGCAGGGCCGCACCGTCGCCGCCCCGCTGGACTTCGCCGACAAGAACGCCGCCCCGCTCCGCGAGCTCCAGGACCTCCTCGTGACGATCATGCGCCCCGACCTCGTGGCCGAGCGCCCCGCGATCGCCGCCGCGGACCGGACCGAGCTCATCGAGGTCCTCGCGCGGCTCCCGAGCGCGCTCGGCGGCCGCTCGCGCGCGCGCGCCCCCACCGCCCGCGATCGCGACGCGAAGCCGCTCCACGTCGCGATCGCGCAGACCGCGCCGCCGGGGGCGATCAAGGTCTCCGGCAAGGGCGGGCGCGCGTACGGCTTCTCGGTCGAGAACGTCCACGCGGTCGACACCCGCACCGGTCGCTCCTTCTTCGCCGCCGCGACGATCCTGTCGAACGAGAACGGGACGATGAACGACGACCGCTACGACTACGAGTCGGTCGCGAACCCCTTCATCTCCCGCCTCGGCGTCGTCCTCGCGCAGAAGCTCCTCGGCCCTCAGGGCTGA
- a CDS encoding trypsin-like serine protease, whose amino-acid sequence MKLRPLALLLLAGACTSAPEPTGTAASAIVKGTESGAESDSTVLVMHYDALAKGGGAASGCTGSLLAPRLVLTARHCVANTDEGAACDSTGKPISGGGVDSDFEPSKVYVFGGRERPDFLAGTAKPIRGVELLTTGATTICNNDIALIVLERDVPDAVITPIRLEGGPNENEIVTVVGWGISETQNDPPKRLERSGVKILEVGPADGLSPTEFRTSEGTCAGDSGGPAVAGTGAVIGALSRGGNGKKGAGAGGCVDDGATNIATNIFTSIAGHRDFIRSGYAKVGQEPWIEGQPSPLETSAPPATSAPPPAPEDEGCNVARSVHGSPAFIVAVLLLCRRRRNPARSRVRHW is encoded by the coding sequence TTGAAGCTTCGTCCTCTCGCGCTCCTCCTCCTCGCCGGCGCTTGCACGAGCGCGCCGGAGCCCACCGGCACGGCCGCGTCCGCGATCGTGAAGGGCACCGAGTCCGGCGCAGAGAGCGACTCCACCGTCCTCGTCATGCACTACGACGCGCTCGCGAAGGGCGGCGGCGCCGCGAGCGGCTGCACCGGATCGCTCCTCGCGCCGCGGCTCGTCTTGACCGCGCGCCACTGCGTCGCGAACACGGACGAAGGCGCGGCGTGCGACTCCACCGGCAAGCCGATCTCCGGCGGCGGGGTCGACAGCGACTTCGAGCCGAGCAAGGTCTACGTCTTCGGCGGCCGCGAGCGTCCGGACTTCCTCGCCGGCACGGCGAAGCCCATTCGCGGCGTGGAGCTCCTCACGACCGGCGCGACGACGATCTGCAACAACGACATCGCGCTCATCGTGCTCGAGCGCGACGTGCCCGACGCCGTCATCACGCCGATCCGCCTCGAAGGCGGACCTAACGAGAACGAGATCGTCACGGTGGTGGGGTGGGGGATCTCCGAGACACAGAACGATCCGCCGAAGCGCCTCGAGCGGAGCGGCGTGAAGATCCTCGAGGTAGGGCCCGCCGACGGCCTCAGCCCCACCGAGTTCCGCACCTCCGAGGGCACGTGCGCGGGCGACAGCGGCGGCCCCGCGGTCGCGGGCACCGGCGCCGTCATCGGCGCGCTCTCGCGCGGCGGCAACGGCAAGAAGGGCGCGGGGGCGGGCGGGTGCGTCGACGACGGCGCGACGAACATCGCGACGAACATCTTCACGTCGATCGCCGGCCATCGCGACTTCATCCGGTCCGGCTACGCGAAGGTCGGGCAGGAGCCCTGGATCGAAGGGCAGCCGAGCCCGCTCGAGACCAGCGCCCCGCCGGCGACGTCCGCGCCGCCGCCGGCGCCGGAGGACGAAGGCTGCAACGTCGCGCGCTCCGTCCACGGATCGCCAGCGTTCATCGTGGCTGTTCTTTTGTTGTGTCGCCGCCGCAGAAATCCAGCCAGATCACGCGTTCGACACTGGTGA
- a CDS encoding serine/threonine protein kinase, protein MDDDASQWLPPPGAVVASRYRVERVIGEGGMGAVVAAEQLPLGGKVAIKFLHPKLAKDTENLERFVREAKAALLIKSEHVVRVVDVGTTEAGLPYIAMDLLEGADLGQVLANGPLASQLAVDCVLQAGEALAEAHTQGIVHRDVKPANLWLSYHRDGSPFVRVLDFGISKLMPASHGAGDITSTQSSFGSPAYMSPEQIRSAKHVDARTDVWALAVVLYELLAKALPFPANNVAGIFAAVISDPVRPLHHARPDVPPEIDRAIRLCLEKDPTFRCSLAELAAGLRPFAGPTGQLAADRIARAGAPIASLLPPKGAPSSEDLIALGRTEPASSAAKPASRMPLYLGVGLGTSLVVLAAAYALTHRAPPPPEPLAEAPPLPPATSAPAVAPPPASQAHVEPPPPPPVASQAASAAAPAARTKLTTRHRPHPPAPAPASSAPPWSPERH, encoded by the coding sequence GTGGACGACGACGCATCGCAGTGGCTCCCTCCGCCCGGGGCGGTCGTCGCGTCGCGTTATCGCGTCGAGCGCGTCATCGGCGAGGGCGGCATGGGCGCCGTCGTCGCGGCGGAGCAGCTGCCGCTCGGCGGCAAGGTCGCGATCAAGTTCCTCCACCCGAAGCTCGCGAAGGACACCGAGAACCTCGAGCGCTTCGTCCGCGAGGCGAAGGCGGCGCTCCTCATCAAGAGCGAGCACGTCGTCCGCGTGGTCGACGTGGGGACCACCGAAGCGGGCCTGCCGTACATCGCGATGGACCTCCTCGAGGGCGCGGACCTCGGGCAGGTCCTCGCGAACGGCCCGCTCGCGAGCCAGCTCGCGGTCGACTGCGTCCTCCAGGCGGGCGAGGCGCTCGCGGAGGCGCACACGCAGGGCATCGTCCATCGCGACGTCAAGCCCGCGAACCTGTGGCTCTCCTACCATCGCGACGGCTCGCCGTTCGTGCGCGTCCTCGACTTCGGGATCTCCAAGCTCATGCCCGCGAGCCACGGAGCCGGCGACATCACGAGCACGCAGTCGTCGTTCGGCTCGCCCGCGTACATGTCGCCCGAGCAGATCCGGAGCGCCAAGCACGTCGACGCGCGCACCGACGTGTGGGCCCTCGCGGTGGTGCTCTACGAGCTGCTCGCGAAGGCGCTCCCGTTCCCTGCCAACAACGTCGCCGGCATCTTCGCGGCGGTGATCTCGGATCCCGTCCGCCCGCTCCACCACGCGCGCCCGGACGTGCCGCCCGAGATCGACCGCGCGATCCGCCTCTGCCTCGAGAAGGACCCGACCTTCCGCTGCTCGCTCGCGGAGCTCGCGGCCGGCCTCCGTCCGTTCGCAGGCCCCACCGGCCAGCTCGCGGCGGACCGCATCGCGCGCGCGGGCGCGCCGATCGCGAGCCTCCTCCCGCCGAAGGGCGCGCCGTCGAGCGAGGACCTCATCGCGCTCGGACGCACGGAGCCGGCGTCGAGCGCCGCGAAGCCGGCCTCCCGCATGCCGCTCTACCTCGGGGTCGGGCTCGGCACGTCGCTCGTGGTGCTCGCGGCGGCCTATGCCCTGACGCATCGCGCGCCGCCGCCGCCGGAGCCGCTCGCGGAGGCGCCGCCACTTCCGCCGGCCACCTCGGCGCCCGCGGTCGCGCCGCCGCCCGCGTCGCAAGCGCACGTCGAGCCGCCGCCGCCTCCTCCGGTCGCGTCGCAGGCGGCGAGCGCAGCCGCGCCGGCGGCGCGCACGAAGCTGACGACACGTCACCGGCCGCACCCGCCCGCCCCGGCGCCGGCTTCGAGCGCGCCCCCTTGGTCGCCCGAGCGTCACTGA